One region of Leptolyngbyaceae cyanobacterium genomic DNA includes:
- a CDS encoding heterodisulfide reductase-related iron-sulfur binding cluster has product MEISETKITSSENSFNFKNLPGFDANHPPDPKLIDTCVHCGFCLSTCPSYRVIGKEMDSPRGRIYLMDAINEGEAALGEGTVQHFDSCLGCLACVTTCPSGVQYDKLIAATRPQVERNYQRSLPDNLYRKLIFNLFPYPHRLRFLLAPLLLYQKLGFPKFFRATGLLKNINPRLGAMESLLPNVTLKSFVDTLPEVIPAKGKKRYRVGVILGCVQRLFFSNVNEATVRVLTANGCEVVIPKSQGCCAALPEHQGQKEQAQALARQMIDSFENTNVDFIIINAAGCGHTLKEYGHILEDDPNYREKAKAFAAKVKDAQEFLAAVGLTAELSPLTDGELTLVYQDACHLLHGQKISVQPRQLLRQIPGVKLREPIDAALCCGSAGVYNMLQPEVAEELGQQKVTNLLNTGAQLIASANPGCSLQITKHLQLQGKEIKLMHPMELLDYSMRGEKI; this is encoded by the coding sequence ATGGAAATTTCAGAAACTAAGATAACAAGTTCAGAAAATTCGTTTAACTTCAAGAATTTGCCAGGTTTTGATGCTAATCATCCGCCAGATCCGAAGTTGATTGATACTTGCGTGCATTGTGGATTTTGTCTTTCTACTTGTCCGAGCTATCGGGTAATTGGTAAGGAGATGGATTCGCCGAGAGGACGAATTTATCTAATGGATGCTATTAATGAGGGTGAGGCGGCGCTGGGTGAAGGAACGGTGCAGCATTTTGATAGTTGTTTGGGTTGTCTGGCTTGTGTTACTACTTGTCCGTCGGGGGTACAATATGACAAGTTGATTGCGGCAACTCGTCCCCAAGTTGAACGAAATTATCAGCGCAGTTTGCCAGATAATTTGTATAGAAAACTCATTTTTAATCTATTTCCATATCCCCATAGATTACGATTTTTACTCGCGCCTTTGCTGCTATATCAAAAGTTGGGATTTCCTAAATTCTTTCGCGCTACTGGATTGCTGAAAAATATCAATCCTCGTTTGGGTGCGATGGAATCTCTGCTGCCAAATGTAACTTTGAAATCTTTTGTGGATACTTTGCCAGAAGTGATACCAGCAAAGGGTAAAAAGCGCTATCGGGTAGGAGTAATTTTAGGTTGCGTGCAGCGATTGTTTTTCTCGAATGTGAATGAAGCAACGGTGCGGGTTTTAACAGCAAATGGCTGTGAGGTTGTCATACCAAAAAGCCAAGGTTGTTGTGCTGCATTACCCGAACACCAAGGGCAAAAAGAACAAGCCCAAGCTTTAGCAAGGCAGATGATTGATAGTTTTGAAAACACTAATGTTGATTTTATCATTATCAATGCGGCTGGTTGCGGTCATACTTTGAAGGAGTATGGACATATATTAGAAGATGATCCGAATTATCGAGAAAAAGCCAAAGCATTTGCGGCGAAAGTAAAAGATGCCCAAGAGTTTTTAGCGGCAGTTGGATTAACGGCTGAGTTATCACCTTTAACTGATGGTGAATTAACTTTGGTTTATCAAGATGCTTGTCATTTGTTGCACGGACAAAAGATTAGTGTGCAACCTCGTCAGCTATTACGACAAATTCCGGGTGTGAAGTTGCGAGAACCAATTGATGCGGCTTTGTGTTGCGGTAGTGCTGGTGTTTACAATATGCTGCAACCGGAAGTAGCGGAGGAATTGGGACAGCAAAAAGTTACCAATTTACTAAATACTGGGGCGCAGTTAATTGCTTCGGCTAATCCGGGTTGTAGTTTGCAAATTACGAAACATTTGCAATTGCAAGGTAAGGAAATTAAGTTAATGCACCCGATGGAATTGTTGGATTATTCGATGCGGGGTGAGAAAATTTAA